In Cryptomeria japonica chromosome 1, Sugi_1.0, whole genome shotgun sequence, the sequence GAATTTGGCATATTCCAAAACACTGAACCAACAAATCTTCAGGGGTTTTGACCCAAAGGAAAATGTTAAAATTTATAAAATCTATTCCTAGAGAACAAGCTTTCAAACCTTTTTTGGTAAACAACGTATACAAATTTACATACAGTGCAAAAATCTCATAAACCTATCATAAAATATTTTAACAGAAAACTTAGTTACCTGTATTCCCTCTCTTCTCCAAATGGTAAGCAACATTCAGGTGCTTTCAGGGCAGTGTAATTCCAACTTTACCTACAGAATTGAAAGAAAGCATTATGTCGGTAATACCTTTcaaagaagaaaatatttaatgcTGAATATTTAAAACTAGATGAAATGACCTATGAAATGAAATAGAATAACACACTGGACTCAATTATACGTATAGAATTAGAAGACAACAACACATATAGGTGTAacacaaaagaaagaaaatgggtATTGGTAATTTTTATGGCCAAATGAAACAACCTACAAAAATATATGCACATTCTAGCTcaaagataaaacattcaattcacGCAGCTTTAAATAGTCAAAATTTGTATTCAATATTTGCCTCCTCGAagtcacaatttaaaaaaaaataaaaataattatcttgCTACACCAATCGATAGAAAAACAAACAGGGCAATGTCACATCAGCAAggacaattttttatattatttgtcTGATCTATCATTGAATGAATTGGTTATTAAATTTCTGATCATTTTTAATTATGACAGTTTTTAATTGTACATAAAAattgtgtatatttttgttttcaaaaattaaattttatgtctaCAGAAATTCACATTGACCAATCACAGCATAAagaaatcattttttaaatatttttttgttaaaaaataagCAAGTTaacttctgaaaatagaaaaatttattttagtttgaAAAATTTTAAACTCTGATTGATTatcaaggacaatgactaataGCTATTTAACAACATGGTGGATGCATAAGTATTCCTCCATGACAGGAACTAATAAGACAAGAAATAATAATATTtcgaatattaaataaaaaatgttatatTTGATAAAATATATTGTACAATATTTTGTATAGGTGTTGAATACCCAATTTAATAAGATGTTTGAAGTACACCATCTTGGTTGGTAATTAATGGCCAATTCAAGGCAAACCCCAATGTTAAAACCCTTATGATACAGTCCCAAACTCAATAAGGATAGATACCCACAATAGAGGGACAAAGAAGTCAAGGTTACTGCTTCACAGCAACATCTTTGCTTTCCATGTAACTTCTAGAGGCCTTCCTCCTCCTACTCACAAATTTTTCCAGCTCTTCAGGACCACCTTCCAGGTTTTTCAGTTCCTTGTCACAGACAAATATACACGAATTATCAGAATTTTTAGGTACTAAAAGTTCTATGCATTATCTACCATCTCGATGATGCATCATAGAATGTTATCCAAAATATTGATATAAACAAACCCTTACAATCTAAACCAGAAACAATAACAAATACTAAAAATTCTGCTTCTATAAACAATTCATCAATGTAGTTAGGAAGGAAGAAGAAACCTACTGAAGGTCCAAGTAAGATACCAAATGGTATACCATCAAACTTATCTGCATGATGAATCTGCAGTTGCATGCATTAACAAAAATCTGTCACGTATATGTCTTTTCTGCCAAAGATTTCCATAGAATTGTACAAAGCAGATATAAACATTCTGAATTATGAGAAGAGGGTTTGTAACAAACCTGATGTGCAGCTGCTACTTTTCGAAGATACGGAATATCACCGAGTGGCCCAACAGGAAAACGTCTATCAATAAGGCCATCATGGACAATTATATATGCAAGCCCACCAATGGTGATTCCTATTCCCTGGAAAAAGTTATCAGACCCATTAAACCCTTCAGATTCATCATTAATTCCCCTAATAACATAGGAATCAAACGATTTTTCAACAAATTCTTGTCCATCATTCGTACAGAAGATGGACTATAAAGTGACCTAAATCATTATTACACTTTTTCCAAGATTGCATTTCTAAAAATATAGAAGATAAGGTAAGAGGCAGTCCTTACAGCACCAAAACAGAGACTTGGCACAAGACCTTTACAGTAGAGTCCATATGTTAATAAGACATTAGCAGGGATGGAATTGAGGATGGTAAATATGTCGTTCATTTCAAAAGGTCCATCTCTGGGCCTGTGATGAGACTGCCAAAGCAAGTGAAAGTTTGATTAGAACAAAGTAACTAAACCTGTTTAGTATGTTGCACTGGAATTTTAGGTTTAAAGATCATTTGTCATCCACCTTAGCTTAAAACTACAATAGCACCAGTTTCATACCTCATGGATGGACCACAAGGCACCATGCCAGAAAGTTCGGTGAACCCAGCGAGCCCAATGCTCCATTCCAACCTGTATGCACAAGAATGAACTTAGC encodes:
- the LOC131031201 gene encoding beta-carotene 3-hydroxylase 2, chloroplastic, coding for MVVCISSPYAVGLCDSILSPAGVNRAVSPASFNAAARFSSNLMLGRESSRVCARRKKMLPGLCFVFKENEGQIGEQSLEFADSLRRAVEKEEKGLSSNVKANLAALAWSLGITGTAAAAIYYRFLFVMKGEELPYTEMMGTVLVAAVAAVGMEHWARWVHRTFWHGALWSIHESHHRPRDGPFEMNDIFTILNSIPANVLLTYGLYCKGLVPSLCFGAGIGITIGGLAYIIVHDGLIDRRFPVGPLGDIPYLRKVAAAHQIHHADKFDGIPFGILLGPSELKNLEGGPEELEKFVSRRRKASRSYMESKDVAVKQ